The proteins below come from a single Malus domestica chromosome 03, GDT2T_hap1 genomic window:
- the LOC103448530 gene encoding uncharacterized protein has protein sequence MASSTLGLNSSPPDDRLKYDVFLSFRGEDTRKGFVSHLYEALENAGVKTFHDDAPRDISPELKAAIQNSRTAITFLGENFASSPWALEELDLILKSHGKRKTVLPIFYNVDPSDVRYQTGSFAEAFARHEETYKDDPDKVRRWRAALTQVANLTGWVSRGRDESELIEEIVDVIRKLLHPTTKTSAPCSSLFSSHKRKYDVFMCFRGKDTRLNFVGHTYASLNREKFTIFKDDKGLEKGQPISPGIVKAIEESQIYLVTLSPDFASSTWCLDELVKMFECMETSNSQRSLEDFTERKDASTVATGIKCNTRDRKISKVRISVHYDGEWVSTAYVGGKAKEIVVSKDITCEELLRRVYRLVRIDQCEYEIIMKTTDESKSPAQPVQIVDDEHLAFFIEQSLSLDKSLKMYIPKPRISSSRTRRKMNELRLLVNYGGKWSNSIYIGGKTKGITVSDSITYKELVQKLYNSLEVNPSEYTIIVTTAYGSKSPTRPVELIDDDDLTFLIDESLSLGSGSKVPLFITLQRRLYRSKL, from the exons atggcatcaagcacttTGGGTTTGAATTCATCTCCTCCAGATGATAGGTTGAAATATGATGTATTTTTGAGTTTTCGAGGAGAAGACACGAGAAAGGGTTTTGTAAGTCATCTATATGAAGCGCTTGAGAACGCCGGCGTAAAAACTTTCCACGATGATGCTCCAAGAGATATTAGCCCAGAACTCAAGGCTGCAATTCAGAATTCGAGGACTGCAATTACTTTTCTGGGAGAGAATTTTGCATCGTCGCCATGGGCATTGGAGGAGCTTGACCTGATTCTTAAATCccatggaaaaagaaaaacggTGCTACCAATTTTCTATAATGTCGATCCCTCTGACGTACGATATCAAACAGGGAGTTTTGCTGAAGCCTTTGCTAGACACGAAGAAACATATAAGGATGACCCAGACAAGGTTCGAAGGTGGAGAGCTGCTTTAACCCAAGTAGCAAACCTCACTGGGTGGGTTTCAAGGGGCcg GGACGAATCAGAGCTCATTGAAGAAATTGTTGATGTAATACGGAAGCTTTTGCACCCTACGACTAAAACCTCAGCACCTTGTTCTTCACTTTTTTCTTCTCACAAACGGAAGTATGATGTGTTTATGTGTTTTAGAGGCAAAGACACCCGCTTGAATTTTGTGGGTCATACGTACGCTTCACTGAATCGGGAAAAATTTACCATCTTTAAAGATGACAAAGGGCTTGAGAAAGGACAACCAATTTCCCCAGGAATTGTAAAAGCAATTGAGGAATCACAGATTTACCTCGTCACTCTTTCACCAGATTTTGCTTCTTCAACTTGGTGCTTGGATGAGCTTGTGAAGATGTTTGAATGCATGGAAACATCCAACTCACAGAGGAGTCTCGAGGACTTTACAGAAAGAAAGGATGCATCGACAGTCGCGACCGGTATCAAGTGTAACACAAGGGATAG GAAAATAAGTAAAGTTAGAATTTCGGTTCACTACGATGGAGAGTGGGTTAGTACTGCATACGTTGGTGGTAAGGCGAAAGAAATAGTGGTGTCAAAGGACATTACTTGTGAGGAGCTTCTACGTAGAGTGTATCGTCTCGTCAGGATAGATCAATGTGAGTATGAGATTATAATGAAGACTACAGATGAATCAAAATCGCCTGCTCAACCAGTACAGATAGTCGATGATGAGCACTTGGCATTTTTCATAGAACAGAGTCTAAGTTTGGATAAGAGCTTGAAGATGTATATTCCTAAACCGCGAATATCTTCTTCTAGAACTAGAAG GAAAATGAATGAACTTAGACTTTTGGTTAACTATGGTGGGAAGTGGAGCAATTCTATATACATCGGTGGTAAAACGAAAGGAATTACGGTTTCGGATAGTATTACATACAAGGAACTTGTGCAGAAACTGTATAATTCTCTTGAGGTAAATCCCAGTGAATATACGATCATAGTAACGACAGCATATGGATCAAAATCACCAACCCGACCGGTGGAGCTAATCGATGATGATGACCTGACATTTTTGATTGACGAGAGTCTGTCATTGGGCTCGGGCTCgaaagttcctttgttcatcaCACTCCAACGACGGCTATATCGTAGCAAGCTTTGA